Proteins from a single region of Argiope bruennichi chromosome 6, qqArgBrue1.1, whole genome shotgun sequence:
- the LOC129971869 gene encoding uncharacterized protein LOC129971869, with amino-acid sequence MELSVWKSKQRSPISQSGKVSKQHRALRVKKRSKCVGLPMWKKFCSEEAAAKSLKVPLPQAMKRAAQATGVSEGTIRKIKNEVSTLDKTEVLSTPGKHRKRPIDRNCEIDDFDKCVIRQTVQDFYVQQKKVPSLRKLLPVLREKLNFHWNKESLRKVLHSMNFRWKKCANKRKFLIERPDIVFWRNNYLRKMRQYRKSKCQIVFIDETWVDSNLTFRKCWQSDTISGAEINVNSKNRLIIVHAGSSTGFIPGAQLIYKASTKTGDYHGQMNYENFEKWVLEKLIPNLRPKSVVCMDNAPYHTKVANPTPTKYSTKKEMTDWLINNGIECDMKMRKAELYSLIDRNRPKEIIYKIDSIIKENGHYVLRLPPYHCDLNAIEYVWSSVKRLIKERNITGDLSLENLQNLLCDALGGVSSKEWEAHCRHVEKLENSYWEKDGILEEVVDELVVQIGSTESDSDSEETESCDSDSEFF; translated from the exons ATGGAGCTCTCAGTGTGGAAAAGCAAGCAAAGATCCCCGATCTCTCAGAGTGGAAAAGTAAGCAAACAGCATCGAGCTCTCAGAGTAAAAAAACGATCAAAGTGCGTCGGGCTCCCAATGTGGAAAA AGTTCTGCTCCGAAGAAGCTGCAGCAAAATCTTTGAAGGTTCCTCTTCCACAAGCCATGAAAAGAGCTGCTCAGGCGACTGGAGTGTCGGAAGGCactattaggaaaattaaaaatgaagtttcgacACTGGACAAAACGGAAGTTTTGAGTACTCCTGGAAAGCACCGTAAAAGGCCTATTGACCGAAATTGTGAAATTGACGACTTCGACAAATGTGTTATTCGTCAAACAGTTCAAGATTTTTACGTCCAGCAAAAGAAAGTgccttctttaagaaaattacttcccGTATTGAGAGAGAAGttgaattttcattggaataagGAATCATTGAGGAAAGTTTTGCATTCAATGAATTTTCGCTGGAAGAAATGcgcgaataaaagaaaatttctcatcgAAAGACCTGATATTGTGTTTTGGAGAAACAACTACTTGCGAAAAATGAGGCAGTACAGAAAAAGTAAATGCCAgatagttttcattgatgaaacgTGGGTGGACAGTAATCTAACATTTAGAAAATGCTGGCAAAGTGATACAATTTCAGGAgccgaaataaatgtaaattccaaAAATCGATTGATCATTGTGCATGCTGGCTCGTCCACGGGATTTATTCCTGGCgctcaattaatttacaaagcgtCAACTAAAACTGGTGATTATCATGgccaaatgaattatgaaaattttgagaaatgggtGTTGGAAAAACTCATTCCAAATTTGCGCCCAAAAAGTGTCGTGTGCATGGACAATGCTCCATATCACACAAAAGTTGCAAATCCGACACCTACCAAATACAGTACGAAGAAAGAAATGACCGATTGGCTGATTAATAACGGAATAGAATGCGATATGAAAATGAGGAAAGCGGAACTGTATTCGCTAATTGATAGGAATCGCCCTaaagaaatcatatataaaattgacagcataataaaagaaaatgggcaTTATGTCTTGCGACTTCCCCCCTACCATTGCGATTTAAATGCGATTGAATACGTTTGGTCTTCAGTCAAAAGACTCATCAAAGAGAGAAATATAACAGGAGACTTAAGTTTAGAAAACTTACAGAATCTGTTGTGCGATGCTTTGGGCGGAGTGTCTTCCAAGGAATGGGAGGCTCATTGCCGTCATgtggaaaaacttgaaaattcttattgggaaaaagatggaattttagagGAAGTAGTAGACGAACTGGTAGTTCAAATTGGAAGTACTGAATCGGATTCCGATTCAGAAGAAACGGAATCATGTGACagtgattcagaatttttttaa